From Vitis vinifera cultivar Pinot Noir 40024 chromosome 5, ASM3070453v1, the proteins below share one genomic window:
- the LOC104879258 gene encoding uncharacterized protein LOC104879258 isoform X2 produces the protein MSHRRGRVQIVSPEDELNNLQQLLDIQPAATTTPSSSDPSDSSDPSVAGSSSSKKRTRGPTRNLDLLSMKPEEKKTTRFNTRGQVVYDGKGERLSSYMGTLVRSQHNVPIQVQDWNHVSEDVKEKIWALVLEKYELEETCKSYILQCCGNLFRSYRNKMKAKYYNPYNTDDERLCHRPPHLSDDDWRWLIHFWSTPEAKDISEKNKANRAKQVIKHTSGSKSYAQIRYEQAQKKEDRSEPNRIEMFALTHTRKDGTPVDDHSKEIMDQFQQLLSQPEGTSSSTSASSGASTSVSSTSVASTSVASTYVDEIYTRVMGPERHGRVRGYGFGPTPTLVFGSTSRRRSGAILSTQLENAQEMLMAAEQKFTTATEELSNVKDELSHVKETFEERLIEVQKKTREEVKEEFEEKMMEMQRKMQAQMQAQIQEQMMQMMQQFQQK, from the exons ATGTCACATCGAAGAGGAAGAGTACAAATAGTGTCTCCAGAAGATGAGTTGAACAATCTACAACAACTCTTAGACATACAACCTGCTGCAACTACTACTCCTAGTAGTTCTGATCCTTCTGATTCTTCAGATCCTTCTGTTGCTG GTTCATCTTCTAGCAAAAAGAGGACACGTGGCCCAACACGTAACTTAGATTTACTTAGTATGAAACccgaggaaaaaaaaactacacgATTCAATACGAGAGGGCAAGTTGTTTATGATGGAAAAGGGGAAAGATTATCAAGCTATATGGGAACATTGGTGCGATCTCAACACAATGTACCCATCCAAGTTCAAGATTGGAATCATGTTAGTGAAGATGTGAAGGAAAAGATTTGGGCCTTAGTATTG gaaaaatatgaactagaagaaacatgtaagagctacattcttcaatgttgtggaaatttgtttagaagctatagaaataaaatgaaggccAAGTATTATAACCCTTATAATACAGATGATGAGAGATTGTGCCATCGACCTCCACACTTATCGGATGATGATTGGAGGTGGCTCATCCACTTTTGGAGTACACCTGAGGCCAAG GATATCTCAgaaaaaaacaaggcaaataGGGCAAAGCAAGTGATAAAGCATACATCGGGATCAAAAAGTTATGCTCAAATTCGATATGAACAG GCACAAAAGAAAGAGGATCGAAGTGAGCCTAATAGAATTGAGATGTTTGCCTTGACACACACAAGAAAAGATGGGACACCTGTTGATGATCATTCTAAGGAGATTATG GATCAATTTCAGCAATTACTATCCCAACCTGAAGGGacatcttcttctacttctgcATCATCTGGAGCATCTACATCTGTATCATCTACATCTGTAGCATCTACATCTGTAGCATCTACATATGTAGATGAGATATATACTCGAGTCATGGGTCCAGAGAGACATGGTCGTGTTCGAGGGTATGGATTTGGTCCTACTCCTACCTTAGTCTTTGGTTCTACTAGTAGAAGGCGATCAGGAGCTATTCTTTCAACACAACTTGAAAATGCCCAAGAGATGCTAATGGCTGCAGAACAAAAGTTTACAACTGCAACTGAAGAACTCTCCAATGTGAAAGATGAACTCTCACAtgtgaaagaaacatttgaagaaAGGTTGATAGAAGTTCAAAAGAAGACAcgagaagaagtgaaagaagagtttgaagaaaaaatgatggaaatgcaaagaaaaatgcaagcacAAATGCAAGCACAAATTCAAGAACAGATGATGCAAATGATGCAACAATTTCAGCAAAAGTAG
- the LOC104879258 gene encoding uncharacterized protein LOC104879258 isoform X1 — MHIEKNICDSIVGTLLTIDGKSKDNFNSRLDLQVMGIRDQLHPIQRGNRVILPAACYSLTSNEKKEFCKFLKEVKVPDGYASNISRCVQVNERKIFGLKSHDCHVLMQQLLPLAIRGVLHKNVCAVIVELCSFFKQLCSKVLKTDQLEHLENDIIVTLCKLERIFPPSFFDVMVHLPIHLASEAKVAGPVQYRWMYPIERYLRTLKSYVRNKSRPEGSIAEGYIAEECTTFCSRYLHDVETKHDREERNYVIENNITNGGGLTIFKCMGRTIGKSTSRVLSTEEWSQAHLYVLTNCEEVTSFIEEHKQSIRVKPRIRARDVDLIHTREFISWFEERIIQMRHEGPISEHILSLSRGPSTSVICYRGYIINGFRFHTREREKGKKTQNSGVVVTAEVSSFASARDKNPIPGHVSYYGVLTDVIELHYLGGNRVILFKCDWWDVINSGRGIKKDEYGFTCLNFERTICTDEPFVLASQAKQVFYVQNSNEENWHTVVEIQTRGVYDMNQKVSTNDPEPYQQLITLHNQRDVHELVENDLINWDRNDIAGETIQMDVLLSRQENIVERDNEFIHDDDIDDV, encoded by the exons ATGCatattgaaaagaatatatgTGACAGTATAGTTGGCACCTTGTTGACTATCGATGGTAAATCGAAGGATAACTTCAATAGTCGTCTTGACTTGCAAGTTATGGGTATCAGAGATCAACTTCACCCCATACAAAGAGGGAATAGAGTTATATTGCCTGCTGCATGCTATTCACtaacttcaaatgaaaaaaaggaattctgtaaatttttgaaagaagtAAAGGTTCCAGATGGTTATGCTTCTAACATCTCTCGGTGTGTACaagtgaatgaaagaaagatatttgGGTTGAAGTCTCATGATTGTCATGTTCTCATGCAACAACTTCTTCCACTTGCAATTCGAGGAGTTCTACATAAGAATGTTTGTGCTGTTATAGTTGAACTATGTAGTTTCTTCAAACAGTTGTGTTCTAAAGTGTTAAAGACTGATCAATTAGAGCACCTTGAGAATGACATAATAGTCACACTTTGCAAATTAGAAAGAATATTTCCTCCATCATTCTTTGATGTTATGGTGCATTTACCTATTCATCTTGCAAGTGAGGCAAAGGTCGCTGGACCAGTGCAATATCGATGGATGTATCCTATCGAGCG GTATTTACGTACATTAAAGTCTTATGTCCGTAATAAGAGTCGTCCAGAAGGTTCTATTGCAGAGGGCTACATAGCAGAAGAATGTACAACCTTTTGTTCAAGATATTTGCATGATGTTGAAACAAAGCATGACcgtgaagaaagaaattatgtcattgaaaataacataacaaatgGTGGAGGGTTAACCATTTTCAAATGCATGGGACGTACAATAGGAAAGTCAACATCTCGTGTTCTTAGCACAGAAGAATGGTCCCAAGCACATTTATATGTGTTGACTAATTGTGAGGAAGTGACGTCATTTATTGA agAGCATAAGCAATCTATAAGGGTTAAGCCTCGTATTCGTGCACGAGATGTAGATTTGATTCACACAAGAGAATTCATTAGTTGGTTTGAAGAACGT ATTATACAAATGCGACATGAAGGTCCAATTTCTGAACACATACTATCATTGTCTCGTGGACCAAGTACATCAGTTATATGTTATAGAGGATACATCATTAATGGGTTCAGATTTCACACAAGAGAacgagaaaaaggaaaaaaaactcaaaatagtgGAGTTGTTGTGACCGCAGAGGTATCAAGCTTTGCAAGTGCAAGAGATAAGAACCCAATTCCTGGTCATGTTTCTTACTATGGTGTGCTAACTGATGTAATTGAGTTACATTACCTTGGTGGAAATAGAGTTATTTTATTCAAGTGTGACTGGTGGGATGTAATCAATAGTGGAAGGGGAATAAAGAAGGATGAATATGGGTTCAcgtgtttgaattttgaacgtACCATATGCACAGATGAACCATTTGTGCTTGCATCTCAAGCAAAACAAGTCTTctatgttcaaaattcaaatgaggAAAATTGGCACACCGTTGTAGAGATACAAACTCGAGGGGTTTATGATATGAATCAGAAAGTATCTACTAATGATCCAGAGCCATATCAACAGCTTATAACACTTCATAATCAACGTGATGTGCATGAGTTGGTCGAGAATGATTTAATCAATTGGGATAGAAATGATATTGCAGGAGAAACTATCCAAATGGATGTTCTACTATCACGACAAGAAAACATTGTTGAAAGAGATAATGAATTCATTCATGATGATGATATAGATGATGTGTAG
- the LOC100261405 gene encoding RING-H2 finger protein ATL33, producing MAGTLPGVGVGSRRMSHHRHRQDDPLVFREPPPLRERLQHSTTVTMGETALMARQRLDRKLAHYRASSRSSKQGANGSRESNHKERTKRNSSIGSKILGRPWKLQLNTGSKSNGEMCSVCLEDFEGEQQMMELSCSHKYHSNCLMPWLASHPHCPTCRNPVQCA from the exons ATGGCGGGGACGTTGCCAGGAGTGGGGGTGGGTTCAAGGAGGATGAGCCACCACCGCCACCGTCAAGATGATCCTCTTGTATTCCGAGAACCACCCCCTCTCAGAGAACGCCTCCAACATTCCACCACCGTCACCATGGGTGAAACTGCTCTCATGGCTCGCCAGAGGCTTGATCGCAAGCTTGCCCACTACCGTGCCTCTTCCAG ATCAAGTAAACAAGGAGCAAATGGAAGCAGGGAGAGCAACCATAAAGAGCGCACAAAGAGAAATAGCAGCATAGGGTCAAAAATATTAGGGAGACCCTGGAAGCTGCAGCTCAACACTGGTAGTAAATCAAATGGGGAGATGTGTAGTGTTTGCTTAGAAGATTTCGAGGGAGAGCAACAGATGATGGAACTGTCCTGCTCCCACAAGTACCACTCCAACTGCCTCATGCCCTGGCTTGCTTCTCATCCCCACTGTCCCACCTGCCGCAACCCTGTTCAGTGCGCTTGA
- the LOC100263116 gene encoding uncharacterized protein LOC100263116: MASANVIVFLTILLALQPTTTISEILSPLLSPIFDEVCKEVECGKGTCKPSNDSPLYFACECNPGWMQTRPAHDDHLKFLPCVIPNCTLDYSCKEAPSPVQEKENRANLSLFDPCRWTDCGGGSCNKTSKFTHTCECREGYYNLLNITTFPCLRECSIGLDCLNLGITSSNKSTSSTPSMADNGKNQAKTILQGNFYLWIIFMLSWAMVMWK; the protein is encoded by the exons ATGGCTTCGGCTAATGTTATTGTTTTCCTCACCATCCTTCTTGCCCTGCAACCTACTACTACTATAAGCGAGATATTGTCTCCTCTTCTCTCCCCTATTTTCG ATGAGGTGTGCAAAGAAGTGGAATGTGGAAAAGGCACTTGCAAGCCTTCTAATGACAGTCCTCTGTATTTTGCATGTGAATGTAATCCTGGTTGGATGCAGACTCGCCCCGCCCATGATGATCATCTCAAGTTCCTCCCTTGTGTGATTCCCAACT GCACCCTGGATTACTCCTGCAAGGAAGCTCCCTCCCCTgttcaagagaaagaaaatcgAGCTAATTTGTCATTGTTTGATC ccTGCCGCTGGACTGATTGTGGAGGAGGTTCATGCAACAAGACATCGAAATTCACACACACATGTGAATGTAGAGAGGGCTATTATAATCTTCTCAACATCACCACCTTCCCATGCTTGAGGGAAT GTTCGATTGGATTGGACTGTTTGAATCTTGGGATCACATCATCAAACAAATCAACTTCTTCAACTCCTAGCATGGCTGATAATGGCAAGAACCAAG CCAAAACAATCCTACAAGGGAACTTCTATTTGTGGATTATCTTCATGCTGTCATGGGCTATGGTTATGTGGAAATAG